AAGAAAGACCTTCCGAATGGAAACCACCCGGAAGGCCCGTGCAAACCACAGGGCGCCAACCCTGAGAATGCTTAACGTCTAGCAAGAGCACTCTAGCGCAGGCCCGAATCACATGCAACATCGCTGAGGCGGTGATTGGAAAACTGTTGTCGTTTTCCCGGTGTGCCAGCCGGCATGCGGCCCATAATCGGACCGTCTTCTCGTTCCGCCCGATGACATCATGGAACAGATCCCTTACTCGCCCCTGCCCCGCCGGGACGGGCGCCGGTCCTTTGCACCTTCTCTCCATGCCCTGCCGCAGAGGACAGGCAAAGTAAGCCCCGACCTGCGCTGGCACCTGCTGGATCTGGTAAGGATCTGCCGCGAGCGGCTTCAGCTGCGCGACCGCGATATTGCGGTTCTGCGCGGGCTCCTGAGCCTTTTGCCGCAGGATCCGCAGCCGGATCAGAGGATGGTCTTCGCCTCGAACCGGGTTCTGAGCGCGCGCTGTGACGGCATAGATGAGCGCACCCTGCGCCGCCGGCTGAACCATCTCCGGTCGGTCGGGCTGGTGAGCAAGAGGCCGAGCCCCAATGGCAAACGCTATCAGATCCGCAATTCCGAGGCCGATGTGCAGCTGAGCTATGGTATCAGCCTCACGCCGTTGTTCGACCTGCATCCCCATCTGGAAGCCCTTGCTGAAACCTGCCATCAGGAAGCTGCAGAAGTGAAGGCCCTGCGCGCTGTGATCCGCGACCGGCTGTTTCACTGCACCAGCGCTTTGGCCGAGACACTCCTGGAAACGGCCCGCCTCGCGCTGCGCCGAAAGCTCGGGCCAGATGAGCTGCGGGCCATCGTGGCGTCCCTGCCCCTGCGGGAGGACAGCGCGCCTGACCACTCGCCGCACGACGTGACAAAGCCCGATATTGCATCTGAAAAATCCGGTGAAATGACCGCCAGAAACGGCCAGAATGACCGGCACATTCAGAGATCAGGAAAAGATACCTTTGATTCTGACTCTGCTCAGAAACCACAGGATATCAGCATTGATGAATGCCTGGAGATGGCAGCTGCGGTGAAAGATTACGCTCCAGGCCCACCGCGAAGCTGGTCTGATCTTATCCGGCTTTCTGATTCACTGGCGCCGGCAATCGGTTTGTCGCATCCCGTGCTGGGCCTTGCAAAAGAACGGTTTGGGCTGCAAGGCTGCGCGCTGGTTGTTCTCGGCCTTGTGCAGGCCTTTGGTCGTATCCGCAGCCCCGGAGCCTATCTCACCGCGGTACTGCGAAAGACAGAGTCGCGGATTTCAGACCCCGTTCGGGTGTTCCATTCCCTTGTGAGACCCGCGCCTTCGGCCAGATGTATACCGGGGTAAACACTTGGGGTGCGGGCTATGTATACCTGGGTAAACATGCTTCATGTGCCGAAGCGTCAGACCGGCCTGAAATCCGCCGTCTGCGCGGATCTCAGATCCTCTGGCACCGCATCTGACGCTGCGAGGTCCACAATCAACAGCGCCTCTCCCCGGGCTCCGGCAGTCGCAAGCGGCTGGCCGTCCGGCCCTGCAATCACGGAAAGCCCGCCGAAGGCCAGATCCCCTTCAGGCCCGGTCAGATTGGCATAGGCCACGGTGCAATTGCCTTCATGCGCGCGGGCCGGAACAAGGATGCGCTGAACATGTTCAAAGCCGACAGGATTGGCCGTGGGCACCAGGATCAGCCCGGCGCCATTGCGGGCAAGGGCAGCCGCATGGGCCGGAAATTCAATGTCATAGCAAACCAGCATGGCGAACTTTCGCCCTTCCAGCTCAAATACCGGACACAGTTGGCCGCCGGGGCGAAAAGATCTGCGCTCCATCGGGCCGAAAAGCTGGACCTTGCGGTAATGCGCCAGCACCGCACCATCGGGGCTGATCGTCGTGGCAGCGTTGTAGACGGTATCGCCGTCTCGCTCGGCCCAGCCCAGGCAGATGCCGCACCCCGCACGCGCGGCCATCTCACGCAGCCGGGTGATCCATGTGCCGTCCAGCGGCTGAGACAGACTTTCATGCAGATCCGGCCGGTTATACCCCGGGAGCAGCAGCTCTGGCGCCAGCAGGAGTTTGGCCCCTGCCGCTGCCGCCGCCTGCAACTGCGTGCAAATCGCCGAAAATGCCGCCTCAATGTTCCCATTGGTCGGCTTCGCCTGCCAGAGTGCCACCTTCATCCGAACCCCACTTCCGCTACTGTCTTTACAAATCTGCCCTGGTTTCCCTCAATCTGCAAAGCATCTGCCCGGAAGTCCCTGATATCATGACCCTGAAAAAGCCTGTAACCGCCTTCGGCCCAGATTTTCCCTTTGCCTATGATGACTGGCTGACGCATCCGGCCGGGCTTGGAAGCGTGCCGCAGGCGCGCTTTGGTGAAAAGCTCGCTGTGATCGGGGCAGGGGCTGCGGGCATCATCGCGGGCTATGAACTGATGAAGCTGGGCCTCCATCCCGAAATCTACGAATCCGGCAAATTTGGCGGCCGGCTGCGCTCTGAGCTGTTCGAGGGCACCGAAGATATCATCGCGGAACTTGGCGGCATGCGCTTTCCGGTTTCGTCGCGCGCCTTCTACCACTATGTCGATCTCCTCGGGGTCGAAAGCCGCCCCTTCCCCAATCCGCTGACCGAGGCCGCCGGATCGACGGTGATTGACCTTGAGGGCGAGACGCATTTCGCCCGCGGCCCCGAGGATCTGCCGCAGCTTTATCACGAAGTCGCCGCTGCCTACCGCGCCGCGCTTGAGGAACATGCCGATTTCGCAGCCCTGACAGAAGCCGTGCGCGACCGCGATGTGGTCCGGCTCAAGGCGATCTGGGATCCGCTGGTCGCGAAATGGGATGAGCGCACATTCTACGATTTCGTCACCTCGTCCAGCGCGTTCCAGAGCCTTGGCTTCCGGCATCGTGAGGTCTTTGGCCAGGTTGGGTTTGGCACTGGAGGCTGGGACAGTGACTTTCCGAATTCGATGCTCGAGATCCTGCGGGTGAACCTGCTCGAACTGGATGACCATCAGCGCTATATCGTCGGCGGGGTCGAAGGGGTGCTGCACCGGCTCTGGCGTCTGCCTGCGCGCGCGGCGCATTGGCCCGAGGGCACCTCGCTGGCGGATCTGAACGGAGGCGCGACGCTGGGGCGCGCGACGCATATCGCGCGAAGCGGGCAGGGTGGCTTCACCGTCACCGACCAATGGGGTGTTGCGCGCGATTACAGTGCGGTGCTGGTGACCTGTCAGAGCCATCTTCTGACCACTTCGGTTGCGGTGGATGAGGCGCTTTTCGATCAGAAACTCTGGATGGCGCTGGACCGCACCCGCTATATGCAGGCCGCGAAAACCTTTGTCATGGTTGACCGGCCGTTCTGGAAAGAAACCGGTCCCGACGGGCGGCCGCTACTGTCGATGACCCTGACCGACCGGAACACACGCGGAACCTATTTCTTTGACAACGGGCCCGACAGGCCTGCCGTCATCTGCCTGTCCTACAGCTGGATGACCGATGCGCTGAAGGTGCTGCCTTACGGGCCGGAAAAGCGGGTCGAACTGGCGCTTGCGGCGCTGGAGCGGATCTATCCCGGCGTTGATATCTGCAGCCATATCCGCGGCAATCCGATCTGCGTCAGCTGGGAGGCGGATGACAATTTCCTCGGGGCCTTCAAAGGCGCGCTGCCCGGGCATTACCGCTATAATCTGCGGATGTACCGGCATTTCATGCAGGCCGATATGCCGGCGGATCAGCGCGGCATTTTCCTTGCCGGGGACGGCATCAGCTGGACCCCGGCCTGGGTCGAGGGGGCGGTCCAGACCGCATTGAACGCAGTCTGGGGCATCATGACCCATTTCGGCGGCAGCTCTGACCGGGCCAATCCCGGTCCTGGAGATCTCTGGCCAACTCTCGGCCCCGTCTCGCTCGAGGGGCCGGAGCCGTCAGTCTGACAGCTGTGCTTTCAAGCGCCACCCGATGGCCGGGGCATAAAACCCCGGCCTGTGTCTGGTTTGCAAATGCGCCACCATCGCGCGCAAGGGCAGGGCGCGTGACCGACCAAAAGACGCCTTAAGGGGAATTCCGGCAACCGAAGCCGAAACAGCAACCATTTCCTTGTAGTGTATTGAATTATAATGGGTTTGTCGGTATTTTCCGAGGGCAGGGGTGCAAAGGCCTGCCATCGCGCCCGATCTATGCGCAAAGACCTCAAATCTGGTCCTGCCGGCGGGCGCGGCTGGGCGCTCCAGGACGTATCGGGTTAAGATGCTATGAATGGGTCAGGGTTCTCTCGCAGATCGTTGGCCAGCATCTGCAAGGGCCCGTTGCGGAGATGGCCAATTTCCACTGGATGATCAGTCCGCCGAACGTTGCGCCGATCGGGATGTTGCGGCGCTGTCAGGCACGGCTCATCGGCACGGCGAAGCACACGGCACA
Above is a genomic segment from Rhodobacter sp. 24-YEA-8 containing:
- the repC gene encoding plasmid replication protein RepC, which produces MEQIPYSPLPRRDGRRSFAPSLHALPQRTGKVSPDLRWHLLDLVRICRERLQLRDRDIAVLRGLLSLLPQDPQPDQRMVFASNRVLSARCDGIDERTLRRRLNHLRSVGLVSKRPSPNGKRYQIRNSEADVQLSYGISLTPLFDLHPHLEALAETCHQEAAEVKALRAVIRDRLFHCTSALAETLLETARLALRRKLGPDELRAIVASLPLREDSAPDHSPHDVTKPDIASEKSGEMTARNGQNDRHIQRSGKDTFDSDSAQKPQDISIDECLEMAAAVKDYAPGPPRSWSDLIRLSDSLAPAIGLSHPVLGLAKERFGLQGCALVVLGLVQAFGRIRSPGAYLTAVLRKTESRISDPVRVFHSLVRPAPSARCIPG
- a CDS encoding FAD-dependent oxidoreductase; this translates as MTLKKPVTAFGPDFPFAYDDWLTHPAGLGSVPQARFGEKLAVIGAGAAGIIAGYELMKLGLHPEIYESGKFGGRLRSELFEGTEDIIAELGGMRFPVSSRAFYHYVDLLGVESRPFPNPLTEAAGSTVIDLEGETHFARGPEDLPQLYHEVAAAYRAALEEHADFAALTEAVRDRDVVRLKAIWDPLVAKWDERTFYDFVTSSSAFQSLGFRHREVFGQVGFGTGGWDSDFPNSMLEILRVNLLELDDHQRYIVGGVEGVLHRLWRLPARAAHWPEGTSLADLNGGATLGRATHIARSGQGGFTVTDQWGVARDYSAVLVTCQSHLLTTSVAVDEALFDQKLWMALDRTRYMQAAKTFVMVDRPFWKETGPDGRPLLSMTLTDRNTRGTYFFDNGPDRPAVICLSYSWMTDALKVLPYGPEKRVELALAALERIYPGVDICSHIRGNPICVSWEADDNFLGAFKGALPGHYRYNLRMYRHFMQADMPADQRGIFLAGDGISWTPAWVEGAVQTALNAVWGIMTHFGGSSDRANPGPGDLWPTLGPVSLEGPEPSV
- a CDS encoding nitrilase-related carbon-nitrogen hydrolase, with translation MKVALWQAKPTNGNIEAAFSAICTQLQAAAAAGAKLLLAPELLLPGYNRPDLHESLSQPLDGTWITRLREMAARAGCGICLGWAERDGDTVYNAATTISPDGAVLAHYRKVQLFGPMERRSFRPGGQLCPVFELEGRKFAMLVCYDIEFPAHAAALARNGAGLILVPTANPVGFEHVQRILVPARAHEGNCTVAYANLTGPEGDLAFGGLSVIAGPDGQPLATAGARGEALLIVDLAASDAVPEDLRSAQTADFRPV